The Deltaproteobacteria bacterium nucleotide sequence CGCCAAGCCAACACCGTCTCGATCATCGATCTTGCCACGAATGCCGTGATTGCGACGTACCAATAAATGGCGCGGAGCCACCATGGCCAATCGGTTGGACGAGTTGTTTGCCGCAGAGGGATCGGCATCCGTGTTTGCGCGCGGTTACAGCCGCTATCTGAGTGAACTCCTGCAAGCCCTCGATGGTTCCGCCGTCGCGGCCGTGGCCGAATGTTTACTGCAGGCGCGTTCGCACGGACGCACGGTCTTTTTTGCCGGCAACGGCGGGAGCGCTGCGACCGCCTCCCATTTCGCGCAAGACCTGGCCGCCGTTGGTCAGAAGGCCGGCGTTGCCGGGTTCCGCAGCCTGAGCTTGACCGACCACACGGCCCGGCTAACGGCAGTCGCCAACGACTCCGGTTACGCCCACATTTTTACTGCGCAAATGGACGGCCTCTTCCAGGCCGGAGATGTGTTGGTTGCAATCTCCGCCAGCGGCGAGAGTCCCAATGTAGTGGCCGCCGTGCAGTGGGCCAAGGCCCGGCAAGGGGTCACGATCGGTTTCGTTGGCTTTACCGGCGGCACGTTGGCGCAGTGCTGCGATCACGTCCTTCACGTCCGCACTGCCCCCGGCGAATACGGCCCCGTCGAAGATGTGCATTTGGCCGTAGAACACATGATTACTGGCTATTTGGCACTTCGATTACGGCAGGAGAAAGAGGCAGTGTAGCGGACGCAATCATTGTCTTGCACTGGGCGGATGGTTATGTGTCCAAGCGAATGCCGCCTCGATGTATCGCATGACCGCCAGGGTTTCTTCATCGCGACTGAGGCGCGGGAGACCCAGGCGTGTCGCGACCTGTTCGAATACGGTGAGCGGTGGCGTTAGGAAGGCCTCGGCCGGGATGCCGAGACTGGCGCGCTGTCGTGCTGCGGCGTCGGCATCAAATGTCAGCGAGATCTCCGTTTCATCGGCGATGATACCGGCGCGGCGTGCTGCTTCGAGACAGTCCGCGTGCAAGTCAAACGGGATCAGGACCGTGCCCATGCGCGTATTGCCGAAGAGTGTGCCGGGATTGCGTTCATCGAGAATGCGGTCCAGTGACAATTGAGGCGAGCTAAAGAAGTACACCTGCTCTGGCGGGACTCGCATGCTGTCGATGGCGGCGATGTCACCGCGTGTAGCACGAATGCCGCCAGCCTCCATATATTGCACAACGCCCCCGCCATGCAGATTGTAGTGCCATCCGATCTGGCGTGGTCCGATTCGCGCCAGGATTTCTCCCCCGACCTGCTGCAGATACTGCCGGCGTGCGGGCTGTCCGCGCCACTGACGAAATACTGCAAGCTCTGCACTGACCGCCGGTGCGATTTCTGCCCATCCGTTCCACGCCTGAAACTGCGCGAGGTATTGCAACCGCTGTTGCCGTGCCTTCGCAGCACACGCTGACTGCGCGTTGCTGGCCGATTGGTCCCAGTCGCTACGTGATGCGGCTGGTTCTTCCAACACAGTGACAGTCGCGATCTGTCGATAGTGGATGACAGCGTCGCGCAATGTCGTGCCGGTTGGCGTGGCGACGGTGCACCCGTCCCAACCGACGAGCACCAAATAGCCCTCGACGCTTGACGTGCCGCCCCACCATTGGCGCCTCTCCACCTCGACTCGTGCGCCGAGCGGCAGGTCGCTCAGATAGGGCGAGCCCTGTGCCTGGTTGAACAAACGCCGTTGCGCCGGGCTCAACGTGCCTCTTAGTGGCGTGGTTTGGTCGGGTCGGGATGGGGATCGGGGGGCAGTCTGCTGTTTGTTGGGGTTCCACGCCGACCTGGTTGGCCGGTCCTGCGTTCCCTGTCTACGTGTCAATCTCGGTAGCCACGTCATGTCGTTTCGCTGCCGTCACTCCTCAAGGATATTATCGGTTGCGCTGCGAAAATGTTGCTCCCAGCATTTGCCCGAGCTGGGAGTGATGTCAATCTTCAATAGAGGGTGGTCATTAGAATGTTCCTCAGTTATGCGCTGCCCATCACGTGCCACGGAAATTTTTCACGGCGCGCTCAAGTGCCGACGCAGAGGTGGTGGCCGAAGTGGGCGTCCGGGCATGGGTTTGGCTCATTGCGTCAAAATGCTTGTCATGAATCACGCATTGCGTTATAAGCGTCGCCATGTTTTGTTGCTGTGCTTATCTGTCGTATTCCGTAGATACTCGTATTACGCGTTTAAACCCG carries:
- a CDS encoding SIS domain-containing protein; the encoded protein is MANRLDELFAAEGSASVFARGYSRYLSELLQALDGSAVAAVAECLLQARSHGRTVFFAGNGGSAATASHFAQDLAAVGQKAGVAGFRSLSLTDHTARLTAVANDSGYAHIFTAQMDGLFQAGDVLVAISASGESPNVVAAVQWAKARQGVTIGFVGFTGGTLAQCCDHVLHVRTAPGEYGPVEDVHLAVEHMITGYLALRLRQEKEAV